A genomic region of Methanobacterium sp. SMA-27 contains the following coding sequences:
- a CDS encoding DUF2070 family protein, translating into MASSDRIMGLSKYIVTLPGSTFSVASMVFLSFILGAIVSALEPSPNYSLLYSIIYGGAAGFLIFGLTSIMSGAVTQPMINTLEGRHMKMKQSMFLSLLSMLIVGFVYFIGSLISSFTIYSYTIDALVYGCVIIFAIRILVLWGTSNINFFKSLPAAATQPALILSMVIVIVSLTSITTNIGYFSILALLIKIVIASLILVVAIYSFVVIIESPMKRNLGVGGLELLSLFLAHVTEGSNSLEGLFEDMGEPIDTIIGIMAFKNKNGLKAIFLSPSVHPGPIGNIGGGNMPTQLANKFEPFTMVCHGPSTHDFNPVSAKEISKIEKVVRDTLESLEYSNKAGKFSRVQSGNAKIGAQYFDNNLVLLATMAPEGFDDMDFGVGLALINLAKAKTGAENVILVECHNAFKGDGGRILPGNKEVFELMDAVEKLQSPEKQNNIKVGCAYDPMDDVSKDEGVGESGVKVMVLEVDNQKTGYILLDSNNMIIGFRERILKHLKDIGLDEAEILTSDTHFVNALSGGHNPVGTKKQDVILEHIIKSTEDAMKDLEDVTVACDVSRIKDLKTLGPTHATELVTTISSIVAVSKIFAPLIFIIAFLSAFIWIFYWAL; encoded by the coding sequence ATGGCAAGTTCTGACAGAATAATGGGTTTAAGCAAATACATTGTTACCCTTCCCGGCTCAACCTTTTCAGTTGCAAGTATGGTCTTTTTAAGTTTTATTTTAGGTGCTATTGTTTCTGCATTAGAACCAAGTCCCAATTATTCACTTTTATACAGTATTATATACGGAGGCGCTGCAGGATTTCTTATATTTGGTTTAACATCCATAATGAGTGGTGCTGTAACCCAACCAATGATCAACACCCTTGAAGGTAGACACATGAAGATGAAACAATCCATGTTTCTTTCACTTCTATCTATGTTGATAGTGGGTTTTGTTTACTTTATAGGAAGTCTAATCTCATCATTTACAATTTACAGTTATACCATCGACGCCCTTGTCTATGGATGTGTGATTATATTTGCAATAAGAATCCTAGTATTATGGGGAACATCCAATATCAACTTTTTTAAATCATTACCAGCTGCAGCAACCCAACCTGCGCTAATATTAAGTATGGTAATTGTAATTGTATCATTAACCAGCATAACAACGAATATTGGATACTTCAGTATACTTGCATTACTGATAAAAATTGTTATAGCTTCCTTAATTCTTGTGGTTGCCATATATTCATTTGTTGTGATAATAGAATCCCCAATGAAAAGAAATCTTGGAGTTGGAGGTTTGGAACTCTTAAGCCTATTTTTAGCCCATGTTACAGAAGGTTCAAATTCTCTTGAAGGACTTTTTGAAGATATGGGAGAACCTATAGATACTATAATAGGAATAATGGCCTTCAAAAATAAAAATGGATTGAAAGCAATCTTTTTAAGTCCAAGTGTGCATCCAGGACCAATAGGAAACATAGGCGGAGGCAACATGCCCACGCAACTAGCAAATAAATTTGAACCATTTACAATGGTATGTCATGGCCCTTCTACACACGATTTCAACCCAGTATCAGCAAAGGAAATATCTAAGATAGAAAAAGTAGTCAGAGACACTTTAGAATCTTTGGAATATTCTAATAAAGCAGGTAAATTCTCAAGGGTTCAAAGCGGAAATGCAAAAATAGGTGCCCAATACTTTGACAACAATTTGGTACTACTTGCTACCATGGCTCCTGAAGGATTTGATGATATGGACTTTGGTGTTGGTCTTGCACTAATAAACCTTGCTAAAGCAAAAACAGGGGCAGAAAATGTGATATTAGTAGAATGTCATAACGCCTTTAAAGGTGATGGTGGCAGGATACTACCAGGTAACAAAGAAGTTTTTGAGCTTATGGATGCAGTAGAAAAGCTTCAATCACCTGAAAAGCAAAATAATATCAAAGTTGGATGTGCATATGACCCAATGGATGACGTGAGCAAAGACGAAGGTGTGGGAGAAAGTGGAGTTAAAGTAATGGTATTGGAAGTGGATAATCAGAAAACAGGTTACATCCTGCTTGATTCCAACAATATGATAATTGGATTTAGAGAAAGAATTCTGAAACATTTAAAGGATATTGGCCTAGATGAAGCAGAAATTCTCACATCTGACACACACTTTGTAAATGCTCTTTCAGGCGGTCACAATCCAGTTGGAACTAAAAAACAAGATGTGATACTTGAACATATAATAAAATCTACAGAAGATGCAATGAAAGACCTTGAAGATGTTACAGTTGCTTGTGATGTTTCAAGGATAAAAGATTTAAAAACTCTTGGACCAACACATGCAACAGAACTTGTAACAACTATAAGTTCCATAGTAGCTGTAAGCAAAATATTTGCACCTCTCATATTTATAATAGCATTTTTATCTGCTTTTATATGGATATTTTACTGGGCGCTCTAA
- a CDS encoding DUF5379 family protein — MDVDAKVTIIHVIGGIIAAFLSFALTTGLISGINNEAIAILIALVVLYISGQVSERIFGKEAVGGFKGWLWSGIVPFLFIWIVLWILLFNINPVPPIPAGK, encoded by the coding sequence ATGGATGTAGATGCTAAAGTAACGATCATACATGTAATTGGAGGAATAATAGCGGCTTTTTTATCGTTTGCATTAACAACTGGATTAATAAGTGGAATTAACAATGAGGCCATTGCAATATTAATAGCCCTTGTGGTTCTTTACATATCCGGACAGGTTTCCGAGAGAATATTTGGTAAAGAAGCTGTTGGTGGATTTAAAGGATGGCTTTGGAGTGGAATTGTACCGTTTCTATTCATATGGATAGTATTATGGATTCTACTTTTTAATATCAACCCTGTGCCGCCAATTCCAGCTGGGAAATAA